Proteins encoded in a region of the Armatimonadota bacterium genome:
- the carA gene encoding glutamine-hydrolyzing carbamoyl-phosphate synthase small subunit, whose amino-acid sequence MSACLVLEDGTVFRGVRIGRRADAGGEVVFTTSMTGYQEVVSDPSYRGQIVAMAYPLIGNYGFSPAAWEAPGPHVAGFVVREGFGELDAFLRQHGVSGLAEVDTRRLVRHLREHGLQRGVITDEPGPDAVRRAAGVVPLGERNLVAEVSGAQMRVLPGPGPRIAVIDCGVKAGIITALRRRGAEVVLCPYDSDAASIAAVRPAGVVVSNGPGDPAVLATTIRTVGDLLGAYPLLGICLGHQLLALAVGGRTYKMTFGHRGSNQTVREIASGRVMITTQNHGYAVDPALPREVEITHINLNDGTVEGLRHRHLAAFSVQFHPEGRPGPGDAEELYDRFLEMVREGRRAGAR is encoded by the coding sequence GGCGAGGTGGTGTTCACCACCAGTATGACCGGGTATCAGGAGGTGGTGAGCGACCCCAGCTACCGGGGCCAGATCGTCGCCATGGCCTATCCCCTGATCGGCAACTACGGGTTCAGCCCCGCGGCCTGGGAGGCGCCCGGTCCCCACGTGGCCGGCTTCGTCGTCCGGGAAGGCTTCGGAGAACTGGACGCTTTCTTGCGGCAGCACGGGGTCAGCGGGCTGGCCGAGGTGGATACCCGCCGGCTCGTGCGGCACCTGCGGGAGCACGGTCTGCAGCGCGGGGTGATCACCGACGAGCCGGGGCCCGACGCCGTCCGCCGCGCCGCCGGCGTGGTCCCGCTCGGCGAGCGGAACCTCGTGGCCGAGGTTTCCGGCGCGCAGATGCGGGTCCTTCCCGGTCCGGGGCCGCGCATCGCGGTCATCGACTGCGGCGTGAAGGCCGGCATCATCACGGCGCTGCGCCGCCGGGGGGCGGAGGTTGTGCTGTGTCCCTACGACAGCGATGCCGCCTCCATCGCCGCCGTGCGTCCCGCCGGCGTGGTGGTGTCCAACGGTCCGGGCGATCCCGCCGTGCTGGCGACGACGATCAGGACCGTGGGCGACCTCCTCGGCGCCTATCCGCTGCTGGGGATCTGCCTGGGGCACCAGCTGCTGGCCCTGGCCGTGGGCGGGCGCACGTACAAGATGACCTTCGGTCACCGGGGCAGCAACCAGACGGTGCGGGAGATCGCCAGCGGGCGCGTCATGATCACCACGCAGAATCACGGCTACGCCGTCGATCCGGCCCTCCCCCGCGAGGTGGAGATCACCCACATCAACCTGAACGACGGTACCGTGGAGGGCCTGCGCCACCGGCACCTGGCGGCCTTCTCCGTCCAGTTTCACCCCGAGGGCCGTCCCGGGCCGGGCGACGCCGAGGAGCTGTACGACCGCTTCCTGGAGATGGTGCGGGAGGGCCGCCGTGCCGGCGCGCGCTGA
- the argB gene encoding acetylglutamate kinase, producing MVLQSSDAVHLGGSLARALRYVNAWKGRTVVVKYGGSVLSAADQGTVVGDLVLLQGAGVRPVLVHGGGPEITRVLERFGKESRFVNGLRVTDAETMEIVEMVLAGRANKALVSMIARAGGAAVGISGKDGNVFQARRLDPALGQVGEIERVDTALIRVLSEAGYIPVVASIAGGADGESYNLNADTAAGALAAALGASKFILLTDVRGVYAGPPEDGALLSVLRAAEAARLIAEGVISRGMIPKVQACLDAVAAGVPTAHIISGSLPHALLVELFTEEGVGTMIVADSAEGGGEQSHGHADHD from the coding sequence ATGGTGCTGCAGAGTTCCGACGCCGTCCACCTCGGCGGGTCCCTGGCCCGGGCCCTGCGGTATGTCAACGCCTGGAAGGGCCGCACCGTGGTCGTGAAGTACGGGGGCAGCGTGCTGTCCGCCGCCGACCAGGGCACGGTCGTGGGCGACCTCGTCCTGCTCCAGGGCGCGGGGGTCCGTCCCGTCCTGGTGCACGGCGGCGGCCCCGAGATCACCCGCGTCCTGGAGCGTTTCGGCAAGGAGAGCCGGTTCGTCAACGGCCTGCGGGTCACCGACGCCGAGACGATGGAGATCGTGGAGATGGTCCTGGCCGGCCGCGCCAACAAAGCCCTGGTGTCGATGATCGCCCGGGCCGGCGGCGCGGCGGTGGGGATCAGCGGCAAGGACGGCAACGTGTTCCAGGCCCGCCGGCTCGATCCCGCCCTGGGCCAGGTCGGCGAGATCGAGCGGGTGGACACGGCATTGATCAGGGTGCTCTCCGAAGCCGGCTACATCCCCGTGGTGGCCTCCATCGCCGGCGGGGCCGACGGCGAGAGCTACAACCTCAACGCCGATACCGCGGCGGGCGCGCTGGCCGCGGCGCTGGGCGCCAGCAAGTTCATCCTGCTCACGGATGTGCGGGGGGTGTATGCCGGCCCTCCGGAGGACGGCGCCCTGCTGTCGGTGCTGCGGGCCGCTGAGGCGGCGCGGCTCATTGCCGAGGGCGTGATCTCGCGGGGGATGATCCCCAAGGTGCAGGCCTGTCTGGACGCGGTCGCCGCCGGAGTGCCCACGGCCCACATCATCAGCGGGTCGTTGCCCCACGCCCTGCTGGTGGAGCTGTTCACGGAAGAGGGCGTGGGAACGATGATCGTCGCCGATTCCGCCGAGGGAGGCGGGGAGCAGAGCCATGGACACGCCGACCACGACTGA
- the carB gene encoding carbamoyl-phosphate synthase large subunit, protein MPARADLRKVLVIGSGPIVIGQAAEFDYSGTQACRALSEEGLEVVLVNSNPATIMTDVETADRVYVEPLLPEVVARILERERPDGLLATLGGQTALNLALALSQQGLLAELGVELLGTPIGAIQDAEDRDRFRSAMLRLGQPVPASGSATTVAEALEVAEAIGYPVVVRPAFTLGGTGGGTAGDARELALLARRGLGSSPIGQVLVEQYLGGWKEIEYEVMRDAAGTAITVCNMENVDPMGVHTGDSVVVAPSLTLSDTDYQRLRAAALQIIAGLGIAGGCNIQFALHPESGDYRVIEVNPRVSRSSALASKATGYPIARVAAKIAVGLRLDEIPNRVTGATMAAFEPALDYVVVKIPRWPFDKFPIAERRLGTQMKATGEVMAIGRTFPEALLKALRSLDLPVQGLLHPECGRWSDDDLEELIREPTDLRLFALAEALRRGMTVERIAALSQIDPYFVTKIAEIVAAERALAAGRGSLREAKRLGLPDATIAALTGGREDEVRAARRAQGLRPVFKVVDTCAGEFPARTPYFYSTYEEEDEVPPAARTSVIVLGSGPIRIGQGIEFDYSTVHAVRALREAGYAAVIINNNPETVSTDFDISDRLYFEPLTLEDVLHVAERERPLGVLVQFGGQTAINLAGPLAAAGVPILGTPVEALDVSEDREKFSALLAALEIPCPEGGAVTSLEAARALIARLRPPVLVRPSYVLGGRGMEIAGTADEAVAAVRAALDAAPGYPVLIDRYIAGQELELDAVADGVSVLIPGIMEHVERAGVHSGDSIAVFPAHSLPAAVEDRAVEIAARLARRLGIRGFLNLQYVYDGEQLYVLEANLRSSRTVPFVSKAVGVSLVQIATRVMLGDTLADLGFPGVHRLAPPTRVAVKAPVFSMEKLGGAEAAVGPEMRSTGEVMGIDADPVAAMCKAVAAAGFAVRERTVLASIADRDKRDAPEVLALFARAGFRILATPDTARALRGAGLEVEAVSSEEAFAAVPIGLVVNTPTRGGDPRRDGFQLRRRALDRRIPCLTSLETARVVAEALQHDLGRTTIEPLAGVPLD, encoded by the coding sequence GTGCCGGCGCGCGCTGACCTGCGCAAGGTGCTGGTGATCGGTTCCGGCCCGATCGTCATCGGCCAGGCCGCGGAGTTCGACTACTCCGGCACCCAGGCCTGCCGCGCCCTGTCCGAAGAAGGTCTGGAGGTGGTGCTCGTCAACAGCAACCCGGCCACGATCATGACCGACGTGGAGACTGCGGACCGTGTCTACGTCGAACCGCTGCTCCCGGAGGTCGTGGCGCGAATCCTCGAGCGCGAACGGCCGGATGGACTGCTGGCCACGCTGGGCGGCCAGACCGCGCTCAACCTGGCCCTGGCCCTGAGCCAGCAGGGCCTGCTGGCCGAGCTGGGGGTCGAGCTGCTGGGCACGCCCATCGGCGCCATCCAGGACGCGGAGGATCGGGACCGCTTCCGGTCGGCAATGCTGCGGCTGGGCCAGCCGGTGCCGGCCAGCGGCAGTGCCACCACCGTCGCCGAAGCCCTGGAGGTCGCGGAAGCGATCGGCTATCCGGTCGTGGTCCGGCCGGCATTCACCCTGGGGGGGACCGGCGGCGGGACCGCCGGGGACGCCCGGGAGCTCGCCCTGCTGGCCCGACGCGGCCTGGGCAGCAGCCCCATCGGCCAGGTCCTCGTTGAGCAGTACCTGGGCGGCTGGAAGGAGATCGAGTACGAGGTCATGCGGGACGCCGCGGGGACGGCGATCACCGTCTGCAACATGGAGAACGTGGACCCGATGGGGGTGCACACCGGGGACAGCGTCGTCGTGGCGCCGTCGTTGACCCTCAGCGACACCGACTACCAGCGCCTGCGCGCCGCGGCGCTGCAGATCATCGCCGGGCTGGGCATCGCCGGAGGCTGCAACATTCAGTTTGCCCTCCACCCCGAAAGCGGTGACTACCGCGTCATCGAGGTGAATCCGCGCGTCTCCCGCTCCTCGGCGCTGGCCAGCAAAGCCACGGGCTATCCCATCGCCCGCGTGGCGGCCAAGATTGCCGTCGGGCTCCGGCTGGACGAGATCCCCAACCGGGTCACCGGGGCCACGATGGCCGCTTTCGAGCCGGCCCTCGACTACGTCGTGGTGAAGATCCCGCGGTGGCCCTTCGACAAATTCCCGATCGCGGAGCGGCGCCTGGGCACCCAGATGAAGGCCACGGGGGAGGTGATGGCCATCGGCCGGACCTTCCCCGAGGCGCTGCTCAAGGCCCTGCGCTCCCTCGACCTTCCTGTCCAGGGACTGCTCCACCCGGAGTGCGGTCGCTGGAGCGACGACGACCTGGAGGAGCTGATCCGCGAGCCGACCGACCTGCGCCTGTTCGCCCTCGCCGAGGCCCTGCGACGGGGGATGACCGTGGAACGGATCGCCGCGCTGTCGCAGATCGATCCCTACTTCGTGACCAAGATCGCCGAGATCGTCGCCGCGGAGCGTGCGCTGGCTGCGGGGAGGGGATCGCTGCGGGAGGCGAAGCGCCTGGGTCTGCCGGACGCCACCATTGCCGCCCTCACCGGAGGGCGGGAGGACGAGGTGCGGGCGGCGCGCCGGGCGCAGGGGCTGCGTCCCGTGTTCAAGGTGGTGGACACCTGCGCCGGGGAGTTTCCGGCCCGCACGCCCTACTTCTACTCGACCTATGAAGAGGAGGACGAAGTGCCCCCCGCGGCGCGGACGTCGGTGATCGTCCTCGGCTCCGGTCCTATCCGGATCGGGCAGGGCATCGAGTTCGACTACTCCACGGTGCACGCCGTCAGAGCCCTCCGGGAGGCCGGCTATGCGGCGGTGATCATCAACAACAACCCGGAAACGGTGAGCACGGACTTCGACATCTCCGACCGCCTGTACTTCGAACCGCTGACCCTGGAAGATGTCCTGCATGTCGCAGAGCGGGAACGGCCCCTGGGGGTCCTGGTCCAGTTCGGCGGCCAGACGGCGATCAATCTGGCCGGCCCCCTGGCCGCCGCCGGCGTGCCCATCCTGGGGACGCCGGTTGAGGCGCTGGACGTCTCGGAAGACCGGGAGAAGTTCTCCGCCCTCCTCGCTGCCCTGGAGATCCCCTGCCCCGAAGGCGGTGCGGTGACCTCGCTGGAGGCGGCCAGGGCGTTGATCGCCCGCCTGCGGCCCCCGGTGCTGGTGCGGCCGTCCTATGTGCTGGGCGGACGGGGGATGGAGATCGCCGGGACGGCGGACGAGGCGGTGGCGGCGGTCAGAGCGGCGCTGGACGCCGCTCCGGGCTACCCGGTACTCATCGACCGCTACATCGCCGGCCAGGAGCTCGAACTCGACGCCGTGGCGGACGGCGTGTCGGTCCTCATCCCCGGGATTATGGAACATGTCGAACGGGCGGGTGTCCACTCCGGCGACAGCATCGCCGTCTTCCCGGCGCACTCCCTGCCCGCGGCGGTCGAGGATCGGGCCGTGGAGATCGCCGCGCGGCTGGCCCGCCGGCTCGGCATCCGCGGCTTCCTCAACCTGCAGTACGTGTACGATGGCGAGCAGCTCTACGTGCTGGAGGCCAATCTCCGCAGCAGCCGCACGGTGCCCTTCGTCAGCAAGGCGGTGGGCGTGTCGCTGGTGCAGATCGCCACCCGTGTCATGCTGGGCGATACGCTGGCCGACCTCGGATTCCCCGGAGTCCACCGGCTGGCTCCTCCGACGCGGGTCGCCGTCAAGGCTCCCGTGTTCTCCATGGAGAAGCTGGGAGGCGCCGAGGCCGCGGTGGGGCCGGAGATGAGGTCCACGGGCGAGGTGATGGGGATCGACGCCGACCCCGTCGCGGCGATGTGCAAAGCCGTGGCCGCCGCCGGCTTCGCGGTCCGCGAACGGACCGTGCTGGCCTCGATTGCCGACCGGGACAAGCGCGATGCGCCGGAGGTGCTGGCCCTGTTCGCCCGGGCCGGGTTCCGGATTCTGGCCACGCCCGATACGGCGAGGGCGCTGCGGGGAGCGGGTCTGGAGGTGGAGGCCGTCTCGTCCGAGGAGGCGTTCGCGGCCGTCCCCATCGGCCTCGTGGTGAATACGCCCACGCGGGGAGGGGACCCCCGGCGGGACGGCTTTCAACTGCGGCGGCGGGCTCTGGACCGGCGCATCCCATGCCTCACCTCGCTGGAGACGGCCCGCGTCGTGGCCGAGGCGCTGCAGCACGACCTCGGACGGACGACGATCGAGCCCCTGGCCGGCGTGCCGTTGGACTGA
- the argJ gene encoding bifunctional glutamate N-acetyltransferase/amino-acid acetyltransferase ArgJ translates to MATILDGQQLARIDGGVTAPRGFRAAGIHCGIKAGRKDLALIVSETLASAAGMFTTNAVKAAPVLVSQEKIQSGVAQAVIVNSGNANACTGPRGEADAREMTRLTAEALGIAEEFVLVASTGIIGVPLPMDAIRSGIPRLASALSADGRDAAEAILTTDAFVKTSAVQLRLGERVVTIGGMAKGAGMIHPRMATMLAFLTTDAALSPPLLRQALRQAVDRSFNVISVDGDTSTNDSVFLLANGQAGGAPLTADDAAFDRFTEALTVVAADLARLIVKDGEGATKLITVTVRGARSPADARRVLSAVMTSPLVKTAIYGGEPNWGRILAAAGRSGAALIPERVEMAIAGIPVVSGGQGLPGALAPAAEAMAQPEYEIVLDLHLGSGEATGWTCDLNERYVKINAGYMT, encoded by the coding sequence ATGGCCACGATTCTCGACGGACAGCAGCTGGCCCGGATCGACGGGGGGGTGACCGCCCCCCGAGGCTTTCGCGCCGCGGGCATCCACTGCGGGATCAAGGCCGGGCGCAAGGATCTGGCGCTGATCGTCTCCGAGACCCTGGCCTCTGCGGCGGGGATGTTCACGACCAATGCGGTGAAGGCCGCGCCGGTGCTCGTCAGCCAGGAGAAGATCCAGTCCGGCGTGGCCCAGGCCGTCATCGTGAACAGCGGCAACGCCAACGCCTGCACCGGCCCGCGGGGAGAGGCCGACGCGCGGGAGATGACGCGCCTGACGGCGGAGGCGCTGGGGATCGCGGAGGAGTTCGTCCTCGTCGCCAGCACCGGGATCATCGGGGTCCCCCTGCCGATGGACGCGATCCGTTCCGGCATCCCGCGCCTGGCTTCCGCGCTGAGCGCGGACGGACGGGACGCCGCCGAAGCCATCCTCACCACGGACGCCTTTGTCAAAACCTCGGCCGTGCAGCTCCGCCTCGGCGAGCGGGTGGTGACCATCGGGGGGATGGCCAAGGGCGCGGGGATGATCCATCCCCGGATGGCCACGATGCTGGCCTTCCTCACCACCGACGCCGCCCTGTCGCCGCCGCTGCTGCGCCAGGCGCTGCGGCAGGCCGTGGACCGGTCCTTCAACGTCATCTCCGTGGACGGCGACACGAGCACGAACGACTCCGTCTTCCTCCTGGCCAACGGTCAGGCCGGGGGCGCGCCGCTGACCGCGGACGACGCCGCCTTCGACCGCTTCACCGAAGCGCTGACCGTCGTCGCCGCCGATCTGGCCCGACTCATCGTCAAAGACGGCGAGGGGGCCACGAAACTCATCACCGTCACCGTCCGGGGAGCCCGGTCGCCCGCCGACGCGCGGCGCGTGCTGTCCGCGGTGATGACTTCGCCGTTGGTCAAGACGGCGATCTACGGCGGCGAGCCCAACTGGGGGCGGATCCTCGCCGCGGCCGGTCGCTCGGGCGCGGCGTTGATCCCCGAACGGGTGGAGATGGCCATCGCGGGAATTCCGGTCGTCTCCGGAGGGCAGGGGCTGCCGGGGGCGCTGGCCCCCGCCGCGGAGGCGATGGCACAGCCCGAGTACGAGATTGTGCTCGACCTCCACCTGGGGTCGGGCGAAGCCACCGGGTGGACCTGCGACCTGAACGAGCGCTACGTGAAGATCAACGCCGGCTACATGACCTGA
- the argC gene encoding N-acetyl-gamma-glutamyl-phosphate reductase yields the protein MIMHTLSTGHTAVKIRVSIIGASGYGGGELARLLSGHPEVDLVHLAAESHAGEALADLHPHLRGLLDRRTVGADLDRIARDSDIVFLALPNGKAMTMAPALLPRARIIDLGADFRFRDPAVYERWYRQPHAAPQLLDGAVYGLTEYRRAAIRSAAIVGNPGCYPTAALLAILPLVQSGRVETSGIVLDAKSGVSGAGRTPTMGTHFSEVNENVAPYNVAAHRHTPEIEQELTLAAGGPVAVTFTPHLVPMTRGILVTAYLRRRDGLSTEQATAILQEAYAGEPFVRVLTDRLPQTKATSGSNFCDLAVRVDAHSDMVVAMAALDNLVKGASGQAVQNMNVMLGLPEELGLRAPGLYP from the coding sequence ATGATTATGCACACTCTCTCCACGGGGCACACGGCGGTGAAGATCAGGGTCAGCATCATCGGAGCATCGGGATACGGCGGGGGCGAACTGGCCCGGCTGCTGAGCGGCCATCCGGAGGTAGACCTCGTGCACCTGGCCGCGGAATCGCACGCCGGGGAAGCGCTGGCCGACCTCCATCCCCACCTGCGGGGTCTGCTGGACCGGAGGACGGTCGGCGCAGATCTCGACCGCATCGCGCGGGACTCCGATATCGTCTTCCTGGCCCTGCCCAACGGCAAGGCCATGACCATGGCGCCGGCCCTCCTCCCCCGCGCCCGGATCATCGACCTGGGCGCCGACTTCCGCTTCCGGGATCCGGCGGTCTACGAGCGCTGGTACCGGCAGCCCCATGCCGCGCCGCAGTTGCTGGACGGCGCCGTCTACGGACTGACCGAATATCGCCGCGCGGCGATCCGGAGCGCGGCCATCGTCGGCAACCCGGGCTGCTACCCCACGGCCGCGCTTCTGGCCATCCTGCCCCTGGTGCAGTCCGGTCGTGTAGAGACCTCCGGGATCGTCCTCGACGCCAAGTCCGGGGTCTCGGGAGCGGGACGGACCCCGACCATGGGCACACACTTCTCCGAGGTCAACGAAAACGTCGCCCCCTACAACGTCGCCGCTCACCGCCACACCCCCGAGATCGAGCAGGAGCTCACCCTCGCCGCCGGCGGGCCGGTGGCGGTGACCTTCACGCCCCATCTCGTGCCGATGACGCGCGGGATTCTGGTCACGGCCTATCTGCGCCGCAGGGACGGGCTGAGCACCGAGCAGGCCACGGCGATCCTGCAGGAGGCCTATGCCGGGGAGCCCTTCGTGCGCGTGCTCACGGATCGCCTGCCCCAGACCAAGGCCACCAGCGGCAGCAACTTCTGCGACCTGGCCGTCCGGGTGGACGCGCACAGCGACATGGTGGTGGCGATGGCGGCCCTCGACAACCTGGTGAAGGGCGCCAGCGGCCAGGCCGTCCAGAACATGAACGTGATGCTGGGGTTGCCGGAAGAGCTCGGACTGCGCGCCCCCGGGTTGTATCCGTGA